In Camelina sativa cultivar DH55 chromosome 13, Cs, whole genome shotgun sequence, the genomic window TATGAATTGGGCACATACAACAACTTcttgtcttttccttttttccaatATACTAGTGTCAgagtaaaaacagagtaatatTTGACTCTTCTTTGTTTGAATATTTGACTATCAGTAAgatttgttaaacaaaataacaaaggaaaaaaaaaaaagcaagacgAGGATAACGGAAGAACATTTTCATATACTGATGACAACGGTCTCTCACTTAATATAGTAAGATATTGATTTGACCTAATTAATCAAATTTCgcaaaccctagaagaagaaatataattaatttaatttttggagTCGCCAACGAAGGAACATTACTGCCTCGAAGATGGAAGGTAACTCCTACCGTTTTAGAGTACCCAGTCCAATCGTAAAACGACGTATCCTAAATCATGCTTCTCGCAAATCAACGGTCAAACAATGTTCGTCGCTAATTGGTCCCGGAAAATCATTCCAACCAAGTCAGAATTGTCTATAATACCTGTATGGTTGGATTTCGTTGGCGTACCACCGGAATTCTTCAGTAGAGAAGGACTCGAGCACATAGTTGGACTAGTAGGTCATCCGGTTTGTCTTCACCCCCAAACTGAAAACCTGACTAACATCGAGGTTGTTAAGGTCTACACAATCATCGACCCTAGAAAACCCATTCCAAAAGTTGTAAATGCCCGTTTTGAATCAGGATATACCAAGCGCATCCAAGTCTTCAGTCCATGGCTTCCTTCGCTTTGTTCTCACTGCAAGCAGGTGGGACACACTAGCTCAAGGTGCTCCAAAGCCCCAGTCACTTGTACTGTGTGTGGCTCTGTAAAGCACCCCTCTTCCATTTGCCCTCGAGCTAAGAAAGAAAATCAGCAAGGTACAAGTGGAGCAGCTTCCCATCATTGGCACAAGTGCTACAGTCTCTCCTTCCCAGCACTCACCACCAACAGCTCCTGTTATTACTCGTGACTCCAACCCAGACGAGGCCTATTCTGAACCCAACCATTCCCGCCAAGGTCATACCGACGGTTAATGCCCCCAGTCAGATTTCACCGCCCGGTTTACCTTTCTCAACCCGACAACCCCCATTAAATGTGGCTTCGTTGGGGCTTGAGGAGGGTGAAATCTGCGTTGATCTTCGCTCTAACCAGTTTTTTCCACCAGGTGTATAAAGACTCTGACCCCGATGGCGCTGCCTCTCCCTCAAGTCAAGACAGTCTATCTAAGGAAGATGATAACCCTGTTGATGATTAAGACCGTTTCTTAAAAGTAGTCTCTAAATGTATGTTGAGGCAGAAGTTGAGAAAAGCTAGGGCTAAAGGCCCTTCAAACCTCTAACCATATCCTCCTttaatggatattttttgttggaatgtaaAAGGGTTTAACGACTCAGTAAAGCGACATAGTTTTCGGAAATTGTTGCGTAGTAATCAACCGCTTTTTGGTGGGATAATTGAAACCCATGTCAGTCCTGTGAAAGATCCAGTATAGTATTGGATGTCTTACCAGGTTGGAATTTTGATGGTAATTATGATTTCTCGGATTTAGGCAAGATCTGGATTGTATGGCATTCATCGGTTCAAGTCACTATCCTCAGCAAATCTCTGCAGATGATTACTTGTCTCGTGAAACTGCCTTTTGTTGCTACGGAGCTAGTCATTTCTGTAGTTTATGCGTCTAATGTGAGTTCTGCGGCTAGAAAGCCACTTTGGAGTGAATTGGAAGAACTAGCTCTCTCCCCTACTGTGACTGGCAAACCTTGGACTGTCCTAGGTGACTTCAATCAATTTCTGTTTCCGCATGAACACTCCAACATGGATCAGAATGCTCAACCAAGAGGTATGTTAGACATCTTTAGATGCTTTACAGATTCTGCTCTTTCTGACCTGCAATACCGCAGAAACACCTTTACCTGGACGGTGGGGTTTGTTGCAAAAAAACTGGATCGCATAATGGTGAATGATGACTGGAATTCTTTTCCCCCCTCCTCCTTGGCTGTCTTTGGCGAGCCAGGATTCTCTGATCATAACCCTTGCTGTCTTTTCCATGATTCACAtaagcaaaagagaaagaagcccTTCTAATTCCTTTCATTGCTAAATCGGCACCCTGAGTTCGAAGCTTTGATAAAGATTTGGTGGGATGGGTTCCAGTTTGACGGTTCCAACATGCTGGAACTCTCCAAGAAGCTTAAGGAGCTTAAACCGCTGATCAGGGAGTTCAGTAGAGATAACTACTTGGATCTAGAAAAAAGGACGAGTGAAGCTTATGATCGCCTTATTCACTGTCAGCAAACCTTGCTCTCTGCTCCTTCCCCCTCTCTAGTTCTGCAAGAATCAGAGGCTCATAAAAACTGGTGTACCCTGGCCCTCGCGGAGGAATCATACCTCAGACAGAAATCACAGATCTGTTGGCTCGAAGAAGGTGACAAGAACTCAAGGTTTTTCCACCGTGCTATCCAATCAAGACAAGCTAAAAATGagattatctttctcctttgaCGACTGTGACCAGATAATTGACACCAGTCAGGAGATCCAGGATTTGGCCATTAACTTCTACCAAAAGCTTCTTGGTGAGCAACTAAATCATTCCACCGCGTCTACCCAGTACATTTCCTCCCTTGTCCCCTAGGGATGTCCTCCTGAAGCGATCAGAGTGTTCTCGGCGCCTATTACCCCTCTGGAAATCAAGGTAGTTGTTTTTTCACTTCCAAAAAACAAAGCTCCTGGTCCGGATGGGTACCGTGCTGAGTTCTTCACTGCATAGTGGGATACAGTAGGACAAACTATCATCAACGCCGCTATGGAGTTCTTTACTTCAGGCAAGCTACTCAAGCAGTGGAACGTCACAATCCTCTCCCTGATCCCAAAGACTCCAAATGCCCAAAGAATCTCCGAGTTTCGACCAATAGCCTGCCTTAACACTATCTACAAAATAGTTTCAAAGGTTTTGGCAAACCGGATCAAATTGGTTCTCCTTCATCTGATTTCAAGTAATCACTCTGCTTTTATTTAAGGTAGACTTCTGGTGGAAAACGTACTAGTGGCAACAAAATTGGTTCAAGGATACAACCAGAACAACATTTCTCCGAGAGGCATGTTAAAAGTGGACTTAAAGAAGGCGTTTGATTCAGTTCACTGGAGTTTCGTCATTAATACTCTTCAAGCAATGGATTTTCCGCCCCACTTCATCTCCCTGATTAATGAATGCATCACCACGCAAGTTACTCAGTTTGTATAAATGGTGAGCTGTGTTGTTACTTCAAAGGTGAGAAGGGTCTGAGACAGGGAGATCCCCTGTCTCCTTATCTCTTTGTTCTAGTCATGGAAGTGTTCTCCAACATGCTCTCTCTAAACTATGACAATGCCCATATTGGACTGCATCCCAATGCCAGTGAACCAAGGGTTTCTCACCTAGCTTTTGTAGATGACATCATGGTATTCTTTGATGGATCCAGTCAATCTCTTTACATCATCGCCGAGGTCCTCCAAGACTTTGCTAATCTCTCAGGTTTGGCTATgaacaagaacaaaatagaATTATTCTTTGCTGGCTTGAACCAAGTTGAAACCTCTCAGATCTCTTCTCATGGTTTCAAAATTGGTTCATTACCCATCCGCTATCTTGGTCTTCCATTAATGCACCGAAAGCTTAAGCTTACAGAGTACCGCCCCTTACTGGACAAACTCATTACTTGTTTCTCTTCCTAGACCGCCAGATCCCTATCATATGCGGGCCGAGCTCAGATGATCGCCTCTGTGACATATGGGACTCTCAACTTCTGGATGTCAGCCTTCCTCTTACCTAAAGGATGCCTGAAAAGGATTTAAAGTCTATGCTCGAACTTTCTCTAGAACGGGGATGCTACCAAGACAGTTTCAGCAAAGGTCGCATGGCAAAGCCTCTGTCGGCCCAAAACCGAAGGAGGGCTCGGGTTTCGAAACTTCGCTGTTTGGAACAAGACACTTTGTTTGAAACTCATTTGGAGGTTCCTAATAGTGTCGAACTCCCTGGGGCCAAATGGTTAAAAAACACTAAGGTAAAAGAAGAGGTTTTTTGGTCCATCGACGCGAAGAAGCAGACCACTTGGACCTGGAAAACCATCCTCAACCTACGCTCTTTTGCTCCTCTGATAGACTTTATGGGACCTTCGGGTCCAGCCCAAACAAGTATCCTGCTAAAAGAGACAGTTTCCAATGCGTGCTCCTCCGTTGGCTGGAATCTCAGAGCAGCGAGGTCTACTCAAGCGGAGGACCTTCAAATCTACCTCACCTCCATTGCGCTCCCTCTCGATCTCATACCTGATTCATACGTTTGGTGCATTGAAACAGATGAGCTTGACAACTACTCCGCAAAAAAGACCTGGGAGGCTCTCCGACCAAGATCAACTCTGCAACCCTGGACAGCTCATGTCTGGTATAAAGGTCATATCCCTAGACATGCTTTTTTCATGTGGTTGATGCATTTGGACAGGTTACCAACAAGAGAGAGACTAGCCAGTTGGGGTATGCACATTGATCCAACTTGTTGCCTATATGGGTCTTCTCTGGAGTCATGGGACCATCTCTTTCTTCGTTGTGAAGTAAGCGAGATCCTTTGGAGGAAAGTGACCCATCGTCTGGGATACAACACTTTCTCCTTTCACATGTGGGTTGCTCTCTCTGCCTGGCTCGATACCAAGGACAACACCTATCCCCGCTGTCTCCGCCGTCTTGTAGCCCAAGCTACCCTCTATGGCCTATGGCTGGAGCGTAACAATAGATACCACAACAACATCTGTACTGACGCTCAGGTCCTCTTCAAGGGGATAGACTGCCAAATCAGAGATGCGATACTGGCAAAGAAACATCGCAAGCAGTTCAGAAACGTCCTTCAAATCTTGCTCAAATATGATTAGTCTCTCTTCTAATCAAAATGCATAGTTTAGagctttccttttttattattttttggcaaGTATTGCTCTTTTGTTTCAAACTGACTGTATTCAATTACAGAGCTTTCATTCTAATGAAAttcacataatttaaaaaaaaaaaattaaattaacttcGATGAATATAACATGTTACTCTCAAGTAACTAGATCTCAGgttattattacttattagtagCATAAATTCGTTAATGATATAGATTAGCTAGTAGGAATTAGAACGTGAACATATCATAGGGGTTccaaacttaaaagaaaaacttgtGGTCTGTTTCCTCAAGTAAGAAAGgttaaactaaactaaaacagTGAAAACTACCATATACTGCACATTTTTGCTTCTTATATCTTATTAACTGTTCCGAACCTAAGCTTCTGACTATTGGAAACCAGACCAGCCCACTACGAAACCCatacaattatttgttttcttttgtatctctcctctataaaatatatttttcaaaatttgatacTGGATATGGGCCAGTCTTTTCCCTAACTgcatctatttattttattttgtgaaaaaattaatgtatgTTATTCGCTTTGAAATTTATAgctaatcttatatatatatatatatataggccaCTCTTTTTAATGATCTAAttcattttgaaatttatattaataatactaataatttgtGTATGCAAAACCGCCCTAGAGGCAATATCTCATTATCGGAACTAGATTGttctttaaagaaaattatcacaattatccaaaaaaattataacaattatcaaaaaaaaatatcacgcCTGAACCATGCCGTACTCCCTCGCTAATTGGAACAGAAGTAAGCACAATTTATGTTGTAAAACAGAGTAAAAGTATAATAAAACAGAACGCCAAACAGAGGAAGATGGAAAAATCTTACTAAAACGTTATGATAAGGCACGTACATCTATCCTAATTCAAAGGAACAAAGCAGATTATAATAAGGGCGTCTATACCACAAGCACAAGGTCCACAACTAACAAGGTATAACATTCATGTTGTGTTTCAAAATGTCTCGCAAGACTCCATAACGTGCCCATTAATATAGCAATCAACTTGTCAAATGCATGCATATACtcttaattatagaaaaatgaATTATCTTCTTGGTCAAGTAACTGACATGACATCAGAATAGTGAAAATGGTGTTTTACTGTTCTTCTTGtccctcttctccttcttcaccttggccttcttcttctcctccttctctttctcattcctttccttctcctcctcctcttttttcttctgctCCTCCTCATTTTTCTTCTGctccctctccttcttcttctgtagcTTCTTCATCGGGGCAGAACCTAAACCTGAATCTGAAGTAGCCAACAAGACGAAGAGTAAGAATGATACAGTATTTCTCTCTTGTAAGATTTCTCTAAAGAGGAAAAGATGAGGTATACtatggagaaagaagagaagggtaaccttttttttttgtggatggAGTTGAAATGGATCCCTGAGAGATAGCTCAAATGAATGACTCTGTCGGGTTCTTTTTGAGACTTGGGCAAAACCTCAATGAATGGAGTCTGTTTGATTGATGTAATGAGTACTATTTTGACCACATACACATCAGCAGCGGCTTTTAATGTGACTTCATCGCCCCATTCGGAGTTCTTGGACATGTTCTTGACATAGTCGGAGAAGTTCATGTTATTAACAAATTCTTTGTACATCTTTGGATGAGATTTAAGCTGATGAGGAAATTAAACAGCgtcatcaatcaatcaatcaatcaatcatcatcatcatcatcgtataaaaacaaaaagaaaaaaaaaagacaatctGCAAATTAAAGTTAGGAAAAGTTTCAAGACTGAGTTACCTGTTGTACGATTTCTTGTCTAACAAGTTTATGAGAATCGGAGGTTTTATAAAGTTGATCAGCTAAAGCACGGAACTGAAATAGAattgacaaaaacaagaaaggGGTTATACATAAATCATAATACGatcattaaacaaatatatatcaagttggttgaatataatttgaattagAAACAACATTCATTGCCTGGCAATTTCCATCACTTTTCATCTTGATTTCGGTGAAACCTTCCCACTCCAATCTGAaagcaaggaaaaaaaaaaaaaacataaatagttGAGATATATCGGGCAAAAAAAGTTTGGTTGAACAAGTTTACAAAAAGAATACCTATACTCTAGTATTTGGCGGGTGTTAGACATCTTTTTAGAGTTGTGGTTCTAGTTTTACCAAGAAAGATTAAGAACACAAGAATGTTTGAAGAATAACTCTCTAATTATCTCAAAgtaaataactcaaaactttaAGCTCACACAATCTCTCAATCTTAATCTCTCTCTAAAACTCCTTACAACTTCTGCAGACCTTAGCACTCTTTTTCtataaaacaccaaaaccaatTCCTAATAGGAACCGAATAACATTATGTCTAGATAtctcttaaaaaataaatcgatTAGGAAACCTGTCGTAGGGTTAGATTTGAATTACAATTCTTTTCCAATTATATGGTTCTTTTATAGACCGAACAAAAAGGAAAGTTAATAgatgttgaaaacaaaaaggaaagttttGCAGTTTTNttttttttttttttttttttgacaacagaaTACAAGATTGGCTCAAATGAGCCAATACGAAGaaacattgtttacatagatAACATTCAGACagtcttttaaaaatttaaataaataaataaatatagttcattatattatttttggtatgatTTTTACGAGAATTATCTTGACCAATGCTCCACGTTTTAACGCCGCCGTAAGATCCATCATCCCAAACACATCCCCCTGGACCACCTCGTGCATCCAGCTTGTAAACAGGCGGAGACGATGGCGTGGTTAGAGAGCCATGTACAAAGTAAACTCCAAGAGCGTCGAGAGCATTACCCGATCGTCTATGAAATCCTACGATCTTCTTTTCCCCGTCCTCAATATCAAACTTTGTACCAGTGGTAATTCCAAGCAAGTTTGGACCAAACAATGGAGACTTTCTACCCTTTGAGGTCTTGAAGACGAGGTTTGCGATCACCTCCGTGGCACATATATAGAGAAGACACACCAAAGAGGAAAAGATGAGGTATAATATGGAGAAAGAAGGGAAGGATAacctttttttgtgtggatgGAGTTGAAATGGATCCCTGAGAGATAGCTCAAATGAATGACTCTGTCGGGTTCTTTTTGAGACTTGGGCAAAACCTCAATGAATGACGAGGTTTGTGATCACCTCCGTGGCACTTAGCCACTCCGCGGTAGTTTCCTTCCACCGCTATGATGTGTTCGTCCGGATATTGAAGTACAAACTGTATAATGAATTAATCATCATTTCAGTCAAGAAGTTAACACTTATTAACCAaccaaaaaatcaagaaactaaaatatacgaaataatttttttaattaaccgaGCTTGTCATATTGTTGCTGTGGGAGTTGCAGAAAATTTATGTAGAAAATTAAGAATGTGAAATAACGGAATAAATGCGGCGGGAGAACCTCTTTGGGTTGTTGAGCTATTTTCCCATATTTACTTGTTACTACTTGGCCGTCTTCCTTCACATACTCGAATTTGACGTAGGTGATACGATTGATATCTTGACCTACGTACACTTTTCTTACACCCTCGTACACATCGTCGTCCCATTCACGCCCTCCTTCACCACCGTAGAGTGCCACCTTCCGGTAGAGTTTGGCCATTTTGAATCGTCAAATACtgtaaaatgaaaacaaattactaaaatatcaaaacccaaTATTAAAGTACGtatattttcaagttttataattaattaatgtgtcCTAGGCCGGATCTGTAATTGGTGGTACCCTATATATcctattaattaaaatgcagaACAAGACAGACCAAAATGATCCAAGAATCACATAGAGAGCAATCAACTGATGTTGATCGatctaatattattataatataaatcaactgatggtataatataaattaacaaaactcaAGGTGTAGCtagttttttataaacaaagcaaaaaaaaacttgagagagatagaagagagTACCAGTAAATTATTGATCTCTGATGAGTGAGAATGGAATGAGTGATAGATATATCGATGAATGTGTTTAACTATGTATATTTATTGACACCCTTTGGAAACACgttttttgttgatttcaataattttagttatactTGTAAGTTAAAACTAACTCCTGATTGACGAGAGACggctcttctttttcttttccctttacttaattatgaaaatatatgtatataagaaacaaaatctgttaCTGTACATGACCAGCCCTAAAAGAAATGAGTGATTCCAAGAGCATGTCTACACTTGTGGGCGATAGAGGTCACGAGGGATTCTCTCACAAATGCAATATACACTACAATATGTCCATTGTAGCATTTTGTCTTTGTATTTTAATGGTCCCATCCACGTCTTCCTTTCATCACCTCAAAGTGTCAACAACATCCGGAACATCCATTTCGAGTCTTCAAATCCTGAAAGTAATATATAAGAACGTACTTAATTAATATGTagctttataatttttttctaagcTTGATCTGTTATTGGTAGACACCAACACGATGGTAACATTTGTAGCCTATTCTCATTTCTCAAATACATATATAGCACAAAACACCAAAATGATCCAAGAANTAACATTTGTAGCCTATTCTCATTTCTCAAATACATATATAGCACAAAAGACCAAAATGATCCaagaaatacatatatatatatatgtagaacgAGCAACTGATGGGTAGGGTAAACTATTCACAGTGTGACGTTGATAGATTAATGATAGCTCTATTTTATTGATGTGCTATATAAATCAATGACGATAAAAGTATACtgtgaaatataatattttaaaatgcatCCGCATATTACACTAGAGTTTGCTCATACGGTGACCCTCCCAAACATTCCACTCGATCttgtctttaatatttttataaacgttatcttaaaaaaaatagcCACTGATGATGATTCGTGTGCGTCTCTTGTTTTAATATTGTTGACACTATTGCCATCTCAGTAGCCGAGAGCTTCGTACGTGTTATCTCAACNTATATATAAGAACGTACTTAATTAATATGTagctttataatttttttctaagcTTGATCTGTTATTGGTAGACACCAACACGATGGTAACATTTGTAGCCTATTCTCATTTCTCAAATACATATATAGCACAAAAGACCAAAATGATCCaagaaatacatatatatatatatatagaacgaGCAACTGATGGGTAGGGTAAACTATTCACAGTGTGACGTTGATAGCTCTATTTTATTGATGTGCTATATAAATCAATGACGATAAAAGTATACtgtgaaatataatattttaaaatgcatCCGCATATTACACTAGAGTTTGCTCATACGGTGACCCTTCCGAACATTCCACTCGATCttgtctttaatatttttataaacgatatcttaaaaaaatagcCACTGATGATGATTCGTGTGCGTctcttgttttaattattgttgaCACTATTGCCATCTCAGTAGCCGAGAGCTTCGTACGTGTTATCTCAGTCACTTACGTTAGACATGTAGATTAATAAtgtcttaattaaattttattttgtaatagttCAGAAATCTTTTGcatgtcattttctttttattttaaacaatttccAATTTTGTATATCAGACCAAAATTTCCTGGAATTTTATGAGAAATTAATGATGGCACCTGAACAGCTAATCTccaaccaaatttttatgagaaattaATGGCACCTTAACATCTAATGTCCAACCAAATTAACTGTAATTGTCTTTACTCGTTATTATATTGCACAGTCTAGTCTAAAGAATAGTTCAAATATGTTCTATGATCTCGTTCATCGTTTTCTTGAACAGTCTAGTTACTCTAGTACTACTACTGTACATATTGCATATAATAGGAAATCCAAATTTAATTACagctataaaaaaattgtacatattttaacaaaaaataatacatatgaGACTATCCTTTTGAACATCATGTTCCTCCAAAATAACTTTCCTTTTTGTAATTAGGTCtataaaaaaaccataaaactcAAATAACCAACCATCCGAAAAGAATAATTCCAATTAGCTTAAATCTAGcttcaatcccaaatctaaaaGATGCCTAACACCCATACTAGAGTATAAGTATGCATTGaacgattttttttgtaaacttgtTCAAAAATTGTTCGATgcatatctataaaatatatatttttttatattttgtatctctcctctataaaatatatttttagaaatttgatatttggattttgGTATGGGTTAGTTTTTTCCCTAACTGcatctatttatttttgattttgtgaaaaattaatatatgttattcGCTTTGAAATTTATAGTTAACCTTAGATATAGGCCAGTCTTTTAAAATGATCTAATtcgttttgaaatttatattaataatactaataatttgtGTATGCAAAACCGCCCTAGAGGCAATCTCATCATCGGAAAAAGattattcttcaaaaaaatttatcgacttaaacattttctttttaaaggaAACTGGATTATTTGTATTGGATTACATACGAACAAAAACTTATAAACTTTATTGTGAATttgtttggatgtttttttttggataaaacatacaaaaagaaagCGAGTAAATTCAatataacaacaatccaataaataaaattttgcaaCGAACTTtcctttttgtatgtttttatatatatctaaaattaatccaaaattaaTATCCAATAGACGGTACtacaactctatatatataccccTCACGAGGTTCATTAATTCTCTCTCAATTATACCATCtcgtttttgaatttttcagaCAGTTGCTTCGAGGAATtccagaaagaagaagacgatggcgATGGTTGACGAGTGTTAcgctgatgatgaagaggatgagCTGGTTGGCTTTGGATTTAGTCCTTCAGAAGAAGAGCTCATACGCGATTACCTTCTGTCTAAGCTTGGCTTCGACCAAGACCAACGAAACAAGATCTTCACATTAGAAGACAAGGAAAACAGCTACGCAGAAAAGCCGTGGCAGCTTAATCACACAAAGAATGATATCTTTGAACCTAACGAGTGGTTTTACTTTGTGAAACGGAACCGCAAAGTAAAAGGTTGGAAAGACACTGGAGGGTTGAAATATGTAAATGTCGTGTCGAGAAAGACCGGTAGAGTGATTGGGAAGAAGAGGAATCTCAGCTTCTACGTCAAGAGCAAACCGAGTGTTTGGACCATGACGACTGAGTATTCATCTATCGACAAATCCTTCCGAAACCAAGTTCTCTGCCACCTCAAAGGACCATGATGATTCTGCTTGGTGAATCTCAAAGAATGATTATGGAAGACGATAGCTTtgcttctctttatttttaagtagttagttattttatttcattaatcaTGTTTCGTTGAAGGTGTTCTTTCGTAATCTTGATTATTTATGCCACCTTTTTAAGTCAAAGGAGAGTCTCCGATCTATATTTTCTTGTATATTTCAATTCAAGACACAAAAGATCATTCAAGCGTTGCAAGTTTTCACATGTTGTTTTTCAACCttctcaaagtttttttttttttttttatgccaCCTTAATTTTTAGGTCAAGGAGAGTCTCAGATGTTTTCTAGTTATATTTCAAGACACACTGGTCATTCAAAAGTCAAAGATGTTTTCCTCTTTTATCCAGGAAGACATTAGACACAGTACCTCTTAATCTCATCTAATATATGACAACAATGAGATATTAGTAGATTTACTTGtg contains:
- the LOC104735888 gene encoding jacalin-related lectin 23-like isoform X2, which gives rise to MAKLYRKVALYGGEGGREWDDDVYEGVRKVYVGQDINRITYVKFEYVKEDGQVVTSKYGKIAQQPKEFVLQYPDEHIIAVEGNYRGVAKCHGGDHKPRHSLRFCPSLKKNPTESFI
- the LOC104735890 gene encoding NAC domain-containing protein 35, producing the protein MAMVDECYADDEEDELVGFGFSPSEEELIRDYLLSKLGFDQDQRNKIFTLEDKENSYAEKPWQLNHTKNDIFEPNEWFYFVKRNRKVKGWKDTGGLKYVNVVSRKTGRVIGKKRNLSFYVKSKPSVWTMTTEYSSIDKSFRNQVLCHLKGP
- the LOC104735888 gene encoding jacalin-related lectin 23-like isoform X1 — its product is MAKLYRKVALYGGEGGREWDDDVYEGVRKVYVGQDINRITYVKFEYVKEDGQVVTSKYGKIAQQPKEFVLQYPDEHIIAVEGNYRGVAKCHGGDHKPRHSLRFCPSLKKNPTESFI